Proteins encoded by one window of Arachis hypogaea cultivar Tifrunner chromosome 1, arahy.Tifrunner.gnm2.J5K5, whole genome shotgun sequence:
- the LOC112792746 gene encoding nuclear intron maturase 1, mitochondrial, whose amino-acid sequence MSMRKFIKHLRSCHQSLPNTHSFSTLSTQTPKSHHHRVEDPHSLLKEDPIEICTSLWVKSFSSPNHYTFSNLTGFLSKFDLWVLAYQRSCAHSTGTFPPRNAIHSHHLQNLLSLRNAVVCGRFRWNDKAHQLLLAPNSLKPLSKRKLEKFMNSSEPCFQDRVVQEVLLMILEPVFESRFSQKSHAFRPGRSAHTVIRTIRSNFAGYLWFLKGDLSEILDTVDQNVVMVCLEKGTKDRKILGLIKSALKEHPLKCVSKNDEEKEELRKVKKRRATKKRILNENEPKPDPYWLRTFFGFAPEEAAKVPDYGYCGILSPLIANVCLNELDHMMEGMIAEFFRPCKFDSIWRYSIDDGCHNPAWPEFVPASGKEKTRKMDYIRYGGHFLIGIRGPREDAVEVRKKIIEFCESTFGLRLDNSKIEIEHISRGIQFLDHIICRRVIYPTLRYTGSGGNIVSEKGVGTLLSVTASLSQCIRQFRHLELVKGDKDPKPLPCTPMLYSGQAHTNSQMNKFLETMADWYRYADNRKKVVGFCAYVVRSSLAKLYAARYRLKSRAKVYGIASRNLSRPLRESTNNSAPEYSDLLRMGLVDVIEGVQFSHMSLIPSCDYTPFPRNWIPGHERVLHEYIKLENPKFFCELLRTVKQKGLILPQEEISQMVWDYKTLGVRYFHSNQDQEIKTDPKKITE is encoded by the coding sequence ATGTCAATGCGGAAATTCATCAAACACCTTCGGTCATGCCACCAATCCCTGCCCAACACACACTCCTTCTCCACTCTTTCCACCCAAACTCCAAAAAGCCACCACCACCGTGTCGAAGACCCTCACTCTTTGTTGAAAGAGGACCCAATCGAAATATGCACATCTTTGTGGGTCAAATCCTTCTCCTCCCCAAACCACTACACCTTCTCCAACCTCACCGGTTTTCTCTCCAAATTTGATCTTTGGGTCCTTGCCTACCAGCGCTCTTGCGCCCACTCCACCGGCACCTTCCCTCCCCGCAACGCCATCCACTCCCACCACCTCCAAAACCTTCTCTCTCTCCGAAATGCTGTTGTTTGTGGTCGTTTTAGATGGAATGACAAGGCCCACCAGCTCCTCCTCGCTCCCAACTCCTTAAAACCCCTCTCAAAACGCAAGCTTGAAAAGTTTATGAACTCATCTGAGCCCTGTTTCCAGGACCGGGTGGTTCAGGAGGTTCTCTTGATGATCCTTGAGCCTGTTTTCGAGTCTAGGTTTTCACAGAAATCACATGCCTTTCGACCGGGAAGAAGCGCGCACACCGTGATTCGAACAATTAGGAGTAATTTTGCTGGATACTTGTGGTTTTTGAAGGGCGATTTGAGTGAGATTCTTGATACTGTGGATCAGAATGTGGTCATGGTGTGTCTTGAAAAAGGTACAAAGGATAGGAAAATCTTGGGTTTGATAAAATCTGCACTTAAAGAGCATCCTTTGAAGTGTGTGTCCAAGAATGATGAGGAGAAGGAAGAGTTAAGGAAGGTTAAGAAGAGGAGGGCTACTAAGAAGAGGATTCTTAATGAGAATGAGCCGAAGCCGGACCCGTATTGGTTGAGGACTTTCTTCGGTTTTGCGCCAGAGGAGGCTGCTAAGGTACCTGATTATGGTTATTGTGGGATTTTAAGTCCATTGATTGCTAATGTCTGCCTTAATGAATTGGATCACATGATGGAAGGGATGATTGCTGAGTTTTTTAGGCCTTGTAAGTTTGATTCAATATGGCGGTATTCAATTGATGATGGTTGTCATAACCCTGCATGGCCGGAGTTTGTTCCAGCCAGTGGAAAGGAGAAGACTAGGAAGATGGATTACATAAGATATGGGGGTCATTTCTTAATTGGAATCAGAGGGCCTAGGGAGGATGCAGTGGAAGTTAGGAAGAAAATTATTGAGTTTTGTGAGAGTACTTTTGGATTAAGGTTGGATAATTCGAAGATAGAGATTGAGCATATTTCAAGGGGGATCCAGTTCTTGGATCATATAATATGCCGGAGGGTGATATACCCGACATTGCGTTACACTGGTTCTGGAGGTAACATTGTGAGTGAAAAGGGTGTTGGAACCTTGCTTTCGGTTACTGCCAGCTTGTCGCAATGCATTCGTCAATTTAGGCATCTAGAACTGGTGAAGGGTGACAAGGACCCGAAGCCACTTCCTTGTACTCCTATGTTGTATTCGGGTCAAGCTCATACGAACTCCCAAATGAATAAATTTCTCGAGACCATGGCTGATTGGTATAGGTATGCTGACAATCGCAAAAAAGTTGTTGGCTTTTGCGCTTATGTAGTTCGTAGTTCTTTGGCCAAATTGTATGCTGCTAGGTACAGGCTGAAGTCACGTGCCAAAGTGTATGGTATAGCATCGCGAAATCTTAGCCGTCCGCTGAGGGAGAGCACTAACAATTCTGCGCCTGAATATTCAGATCTTTTGAGGATGGGGCTGGTTGATGTAATTGAGGGTGTTCAGTTTTCACACATGTCGTTAATTCCATCCTGTGATTACACTCCATTCCCAAGGAACTGGATCCCAGGTCATGAGCGGGTGTTGCATGAGTACATAAAACTTGAAAATCCTAAGTTTTTCTGTGAATTGCTCAGAACTGTCAAGCAAAAAGGTTTAATTCTTCCTCAAGAAGAAATATCTCAAATGGTATGGGACTACAAAACTCTTGGGGTTCGTTATTTCCATTCCAATCAAGATCAAGAAATCAAAACTGATCCAAAGAAGATAACTGAGTAA
- the LOC112792771 gene encoding gamma-interferon-responsive lysosomal thiol protein translates to MASPTSTFFSFFFFAVFLFSPSLSDDNKVSLELYYESLCPYSANFIVNYLPRIFQDDELASIVDLKLVPWGNAKLRANGTFTCQHGKYECLLNTVEACAIDAWPQLSKHFPYIYCVEDLVYQGEYREWKSCFEKLHLDSKPIDQCYHGDRGKELELQYAAETNKLQPPHEYVPWVVVDGEPLYEDYENFLSYICKAYKGKNAPGTCTQAYLNTIRKVEPKNKHGACYKERVIPTLAYM, encoded by the exons ATGGCTTCTCCCACGAgcaccttcttctccttcttcttcttcgccgtGTTCTTATTCTCTCCTTCTTTATCAGATGATAATAAGGTATCTTTGGAACTCTACTACGAGAGCTTGTGCCCTTACAGCGCCAATTTCATCGTTAACTACCTCCCTCGGATCTTCCAAGACGATGAACTTGCCTCCATCGTTGACCTAAAGCTCGTTCCTTGGGGTAATGCCAAACTCAGGGCTAACGGTACCTTTACATGCCAG CATGGAAAATACGAGTGCTTGCTCAACACCGTGGAAGCGTGTGCCATTGATGCCTGGCCTCAGTTG AGCAAGCATTTTCCTTACATCTATTGTGTTGAGGATCTAGTTTACCAAGGTGAGTACAGGGAGTGGAAATCTTGTTTTGAGAAGCTTCATCTGGATTCAAAACCTATTGATCAGTGTTATCATGGTGATCGTGGGAAAGAG CTTGAGCTACAGTATGCAGCTGAAACCAATAAGCTGCAGCCACCTCATGAGTATGTCCCATGGGTAGTTGTGGATGGCGAACCACTCTATGAG GACTATGAAAACTTCCTAAGCTATATATGCAAAGCTTATAAAGGCAAGAATGCACCCGGAACCTGCACACAAGCATATCTTAACACAATTCGAAAGGTGGAACCAAAGAATAAGCATGGTGCTTGCTATAAGGAAAGAGTGATTCCAACATTAGCATATATGTAA
- the LOC112792734 gene encoding protein LIGHT-DEPENDENT SHORT HYPOCOTYLS 6 — protein MDTASGSEGGGRGEERGEPEPPSPVPVAAAPTITTTTATPAETSSPPAAPSRYESQKRRDWNTFLQYLRNHKPPLTLARCSGAHVIEFLKYLDQFGKTKVHVPGCPYFGHPNPPAPCACPLKQAWGSLDALIGRLRAAYEENGGRPESNPFGAKAVRIYLREVREGQAKARGIPYEKKKRKRSTVTVSAVSSSSGSGAISIASGSGGGGDGNNGGGETPACGGGAGGSSASTLTSTANVSTTSTTV, from the exons ATGGACACAGCTTCAGGTAGTGAAGgtggaggaagaggagaagaaagaggagaGCCTGAACCTCCATCACCGGTGCCTGTTGCTGCAGCACCAACAATTACCACTACCACAGCCACGCCGGCGGAGACATCGTCTCCGCCGGCGGCACCCAGCAGGTACGAGTCTCAGAAGCGAAGAGACTGGAACACGTTCTTGCAGTACCTTCGGAACCACAAGCCGCCATTAACGCTAGCGAGGTGCAGCGGCGCGCACGTGATCGAATTCTTGAAATACTTAGATCAGTTCGGAAAGACCAAGGTACACGTGCCGGGATGTCCGTATTTTGGACATCCCAACCCTCCTGCACCCTGTGCCTGCCCTCTCAAACAGGCGTGGGGCAGCCTTGACGCCCTTATAGGAAGACTCAGGGCGGCCTACGAAGAAAACGGAGGCCGCCCTGAGTCTAACCCGTTCGGCGCCAAGGCCGTTAGGATTTACCTGAGGGAAGTTAGGGAAGGACAAGCCAAAGCGAGAGGGATCCCTTATGAGAAGAAAAAGCGAAAGAGGTCGACGGTGACGGTGTCGGCGGTGAGTAGTAGTAGTGGAAGTGGTGCAATTTCTATTGCTAGtggaagtggtggtggtggtgacggcAACAACGGCGGTGGTGAAACTCCTGCCTGTGGTGGTGGAGCCGGTGGTTCTAGTGCTAGTACTCTAACTTCTACAGCTAATGTTTCTACTACTTCTACCACCGTATA G